One window from the genome of Alnus glutinosa chromosome 13, dhAlnGlut1.1, whole genome shotgun sequence encodes:
- the LOC133853939 gene encoding F-box protein At3g07870-like gives MTGEFIKLPEASKVEKPREKIDSCLGFSPRTKQYKVIRIFTQQICDPISGRKVYDDKVAEIHTLGTRSWRSVACAPFMLYGIKFPTYLNGAVHWFRPDFTKADSKIVYFDVYNEQFQLIPAPPDKYNRYGGKNINLISMGVLNGHLCICDAAEFGRVCIWAMKKHGVRESWSKVFSIDTETEQRWPQGLYHPLKKFKNGAILMYHARNCLLYYDPSRKEHKYFKIRGSESSFEAVVCIPSFSSLKDAVMGDNVEVLNVKSR, from the coding sequence ATGACTGGAGAATTTATCAAACTTCCAGAAGCAAGCAAGGTTGAGAAACCTAGAGAAAAGATTGATTCTTGTCTGGGCTTCAGTCCAAGAACTAAACAATATAAGGTGATAAGAATTTTCACTCAACAGATTTGTGATCCCATTAGTGGGAGGAAAGTGTATGACGATAAGGTGGCTGAGATACACACACTTGGGACTAGATCGTGGAGAAGTGTGGCATGTGCTCCCTTCATGCTATATGGAATAAAATTTCCCACCTACCTTAATGGAGCAGTTCATTGGTTTCGTCCTGATTTCACGAAGGCGGATTccaaaattgtttattttgacGTTTATAACGAGCAATTCCAATTAATTCCAGCTCCCCCAGATAAGTATAATAGATATGGTGGTAAGAATATAAATCTCATAAGCATGGGTGTTTTAAATGGTCATCTCTGCATATGTGATGCTGCTGAGTTTGGCCGTGTTTGCATATGGGCGATGAAGAAGCATGGGGTCCGAGAATCTTGGAGTAAAGTGTTTTCTATTGATACTGAGACTGAACAACGATGGCCTCAAGGTTTATATCATCCATTGAAGAAGTTTAAGAATGGAGCAATACTGATGTACCATGCTCGCAACTGCCTGCtctattatgacccttcaagaAAAGAACACAAGTATTTTAAGATTCGTGGAAGTGAATCAAGCTTTGAGGCAGTTGTTTGTATTCCAAGCTTCAGTTCGCTCAAGGATGCTGTGATGGGAGACAATGTAGAGGTGCTGAATGTCAAATCAAGGTAA
- the LOC133853940 gene encoding uncharacterized protein LOC133853940 → MKRKRSSTASDAQNGDKDAEEVANEGIRSITDLPEPVFLTILLQLPMKTILICRCVCKPWRNHISSSKFAKLYSRKARACLLIRTNDPKRVSRTIHLVELEHENFDLGCLFCDAGCPQCDLHVNMELDTKVKLPLRDAKMVLNSRDDVTSSVKLNPKVGVSKKKCFIASKNPKDHKFGLVNPCERVALLV, encoded by the coding sequence atgaaaagaaaaagaagttcaaCAGCCTCTGATGCCCAAAATGGCGACAAGGACGCAGAGGAAGTTGCCAATGAAGGAATTCGAAGCATAACAGATCTCCCAGAACCCGTCTTTCTCACAATTCTGCTTCAACTTCCCATGAAGACAATTCTCATTTGCAGGTGTGTATGCAAACCTTGGCGCAATCATATATCCAGTTCCAAATTTGCTAAGTTGTACTCTAGAAAAGCACGTGCTTGTCTCCTGATTCGAACCAATGATCCTAAACGTGTTTCAAGAACCATCCACCTTGTTGAGCTTGAACATGAAAATTTCGATCTGGGGTGTTTATTTTGTGATGCCGGTTGCCCTCAGTGTGACCTTCATGTAAACATGGAACTTGACACCAAAGTTAAGCTTCCATTACGTGATGCCAAGATGGTACTCAACAGCAGAGATGATGTCACTTCCAGTGTGAAGCTTAATCCTAAAGTTGGAGTAAGCAAGAAAAAGTGTTTCATTGCCTCAAAAAACCCCAAAGACCACAAGTTTGGCTTAGTGAACCCGTGTGAAAGGGTTGCTTTGCTTGTCTGA